One window of Acropora palmata chromosome 1, jaAcrPala1.3, whole genome shotgun sequence genomic DNA carries:
- the LOC141884294 gene encoding uncharacterized protein LOC141884294, which produces MSESHPASPDWQSKILKKEYQHWLSVGHALSLMSDGLRPYVEREMKLFHKKLRTNLASDCVCPNPKKHDKTCAWSNYLIGCHRGGKPKWSQSDSTKWSDINCGYWEIAKLFMADLGTSAAAVEDANTTDCTALINLIYWCNHFKVDGQLSNAVRETRNTKWAHVPRQELTDAQKSDALNAMRNLLQDPELVDDASAQKALHEINCMETELDVRSVEGKVLENVLLAVYDQLGKFEQEMQKMPKMEKRSLKLERQVNMLKSLYQDVKGRMEEMERRNTPHNTWNSIGRLLGKSLQILAGNWNSLQTKSVLHWSFLIIILTCFMCLDHNSYNDGCPLEIGDVPFDTNEFNFTSQLNVAREGFTGRQWLYHNLESLLLDSEGDRVPGVLIVGEPGAGKSALSAQLICSRSSNPYIHKRILGYHLCKHSDKATQDPGRYVRNLVDLIARRIPQYGMLIYKSSFITKILEKRCLREPYECFEQAVVVPLHRIQLEDEIQNYFFVVDALDECSDRGDSGSSMVYFIKESYERLPSWIHLILTSRNDPKVLKHFSSFPKLNLSSTDSRNLEDIEIFITTKTFESPSLLERLKLNLVFGSREEVSNLTSKLLHQSQGNFLFAKEMLLYLRKDPHSVDLNKLPNTIGEHYESYLRRAFRSREQFKSARAILEVLVSSFEPLKIDRLIAVLRMREKIDYEDDFFDTLKSLSHFITHGRDNAVSLFHLSFQEWLTSPQNLGGPYYVSRSHGHIRLSEYYMALVRLNPNSSENIYRLAQHITFDENGEKFLDEFRAIDASFINSTIDNENRTLLHLAANRKNAKALKLLGLSFHDIDCEDKYGFTPAFVASINGLLENVDLLLKQGANMEHRTKPPPLPNSFLWDPIERSKTVFWNSTMMHVAAAGGHSKVVLLLLERNASFTALNAVNLTAIELAAENGHLEVVKILYERGARLHHLSLQHAAFNGHTDVVEFIQSAGVVDRCMRCDGSFYWLGNKTRYQAASPNTVDYILSDDRFKILCQSALHLAVAKNHTKVANRLLLQDSTTNLCTDFTGRTPLHEAVRQNHVEIAELLIKHGARIRRKCSFFQNFSVPDVDVSKTGRRNHLSEKELLEYEKDLCHCGSTPFFLAARYGHIEVANLLLLHGARPEVMDCFGTTPLLEAACHGHYEFKDWLNLQRPRLKLSLSTFPHSGAICSNNKDIKPR; this is translated from the exons ATGAGCGAATCGCACCCTGCTTCACCTGACTGGCAGTCAAAAATACTCAAGAAAGAGTATCAGCATTGGCTTTCTGTTGGCCACGCCCTGTCGCTTATGTCAGATGGCTTAAGACCTTATGTTGAGAGAGAGATGAAGCTCTTCCATAAGAAGTTACGGACAAACCTTGCGTCCGATTGCGTTTGTCCCAATCCAAAAAAGCATGACAAAACATGCGCATGGTCCAACTACCTGATTGGATGCCACAGAGGAGGCAAACCAAAATGGAGTCAAAGTGATTCAACGAAATGGAGTGACATTAATTGTGGTTATTGGGAAATAGCTAAACTGTTCATGGCTGATTTAGGAACTAGTGCGGCGGCCGTTGAAGATGCAAACACCACGGATTGTACTGCCTTAATAAATCTCATTTATTGGTGCAATCATTTTAAAGTGGACGGTCAGCTCAGCAACGCAGTTCGGGAAACACGCAATACAAAATGGGCGCATGTTCCAAGACAAGAGCTCACTGACGCTCAAAAATCGGACGCTTTGAATGCAATGCGAAACCTTCTTCAAGATCCAGAGCTAGTTGATGATGCTAGTGCCCAGAAAGCTCTTCATGAAATCAATTGTATGGAGACGGAATTGGATGTAAGAAGCGTGGAAGGAAAAGTTCTAGAAAATGTTCTCTTGGCGGTTTATGATCAACTCGGAAAATTTGAGcaagaaatgcaaaagatGCCAAAGATGGAAAAGAGGTCACTTAAATTAGAAAGACAAGTAAATATGTTGAAAAGTTTATATCAGGACGTTAAAGGTCGAATGGAGGAAATGGAACGACGCAATACGCCGCACAACACATGGAACTCCATTGGAAGGTTACTAGGTAAATCTCTTCAAATTCTAGCAGGAAATTGGAACAGTTTGCAAACCAAGTCAGTTTTGCATTGGAGCTTTCTTATAATTATCCTGACTTGTTTTATGTGTTTGGACCATAATTCCTACAATGATG GTTGCCCTTTGGAAATTGGAGATGTCCCCTTCGACACCAACGAATTTAACTTTACAAGTCAGCTGAACGTGGCTCGAGAAGGCTTTACTGGGCGCCAATGGCTTTACCATAACTTAGAATCACTTTTGTTGGACTCAGAAGGCGACCGTGTTCCTGGGGTCCTGATAGTTGGCGAGCCAGGAGCAGGAAAATCTGCGTTAAGCGCCCAATTAATTTGCTCCCGATCATCTAATCCCTACATTCACAAACGTATCCTTGGCTACCATTTGTGCAAGCATTCAGACAAAGCGACGCAGGATCCTGGTCGTTACGTTCGAAATTTAGTTGACTTGATAGCGAGAAGAATTCCTCAATATGGGATGCTAATTTACAAAAGCTCTTTTATAACAAAAATTCTAGAAAAAAGATGTTTACGGGAGCCTTACGAGTGCTTTGAACAGGCTGTTGTGGTTCCTCTGCATCGGATCCAGCTAGAAGATGAAAtccaaaactatttttttgttgtagaTGCCTTGGATGAATGCAGCGATAGAGGTGATTCTGGTTCATCTATGGTGTATTTTATTAAAGAAAGCTACGAAAGGCTTCCGTCTTGGATACATCTGATATTAACATCGCGAAATGACCCGAAGGTATTGAAACATTTCAGCAGttttccaaaattaaatttatcttCCACAGACTCGAGGAACTTGGAAGACATTGAAATCTTTATAACGACCAAGACATTCGAAAGTCCATCCCTCCTCGAAAGGCTGAAGCTTAATCTAGTCTTTGGGAGCAGAGAAGAGGTTTCCAATTTAACCAGTAAGCTATTGCACCAAAGTCaaggaaattttcttttcgcgAAAGAGATGCTTCTCTATCTGAGAAAGGATCCGCATAGTGTTGATTTGAACAAACTCCCCAACACGATTGGTGAACACTACGAGAGTTACTTGAGAAGAGCGTTTCGGTCCAGAGAACAGTTTAAATCTGCACGTGCAATATTAGAAGTACTGGTTTCTTCCTTTGAACCCCTGAAGATTGATCGTCTGATTGCCGTTTTAAGAATGCGCGAGAAAATCGACTACGAAGACGACTTTTTCGACACACTGAAATCTCTCTCACATTTTATTACACACGGAAGAGACAATGCCGTAAGTCTCTTTCACCTTTCGTTTCAAGAGTGGCTCACCAGTCCCCAGAACCTTGGCGGCCCATATTACGTAAGTCGCAGTCATGGTCACATTCGTTTGTCTGAATATTATATGGCGTTAGTTAGGCTTAATCCAAACTCGTCAGAGAACATTTATCGACTAGCGCAGCACATAACCTTTGATGAAAATGGAGAGAAATTTCTCGACGAGTTTAGGGCTATCGACGCCTCTTTTATAAACAGCACTATTGATAATGAAAATAGAACTCTTCTTCACCTTGCAGCCaacagaaaaaatgcaaaagctCTTAAGTTACTAGGATTGTCTTTTCACGACATAGACTGCGAAGATAAATACGGATTTACTCCAGCTTTTGTAGCTAGCATAAATGGTCTTTTAGAAAACGTTGACCTCTTGTTAAAGCAAGGGGCGAACATGGAACACCGAACAAAGCCACCTCCTCTCCCAAACTCATTTTTGTGGGATCCGATTGAAAGATCCAAAACAGTTTTCTGGAATTCAACTATGATGCATGTGGCTGCGGCTGGTGGTCATAGTAAAGTTGTGCTACTACTACTGGAAAGGAATGCATCATTTACCGCGTTAAATGCAGTCAACTTAACTGCCATAGAATTGGCTGCAGAAAACGGTCATTTGGAAGTTGTCAAGATTTTGTACGAGCGCGGAGCACGGCTACATCACTTATCTCTCCAGCACGCCGCGTTTAACGGTCATACAGACGTAGTAGAATTTATTCAAAGTGCTGGTGTGGTTGATCGCTGTATGAGGTGCGACGGCTCCTTTTATTGGCTTGGCAACAAAACCCGTTATCAAGCAGCGTCTCCCAATACCGTTGACTACATTTTGTCCGACGACCGCTTCAAAATCCTTTGTCAAAGCGCACTTCACTTGGCAGTTGCTAAAAATCATAcaaaagtggccaataggctTCTGCTACAGGACAGCACAACAAACCTTTGCACAGATTTTACTGGTCGTACACCACTCCACGAAGCCGTCAGACAGAATCATGTGGAGATAGCAGAGCTCCTAATAAAGCACGGGGCAAGAATTCGAAGAAAGTGTTCattctttcaaaacttttcCGTCCCTGACGTCGACGTCTCGAAAACCGGAAGAAGGAACCATCTAAgtgaaaaagaattattggAGTATGAAAAAGATCTCTGCCATTGTGGGTCGAcccctttttttcttgctgCAAGGTATGGTCACATTGAAGTAGCAAACCTTCTATTACTTCATGGAGCCCGGCCTGAAGTGATGGACTGCTTCGGTACCACGCCTCTTCTAGAAGCTGCATGCCATGGGCATTATGAGTTTAAAGACTGGCTAAATCTTCAAAGGCCTCGTTTAAAATTAAGCCTATCAACGTTTCCGCACAGTGGTGCCATTTGCTCGAATAACAAGGATATCAAACCGCGCTAG